The genomic region ACGGCACCAGCGAGACTTCGCGCACCTGTCCCGGCTCGAAGCGAACCGCCGTTCCCGCCGGAATGTCGAGACGGCAACCGCGCGTTCTGTCGCGGTCGAACTGCAAGGCAGGATTGGTTTCGAAAAAATGATAATGCGAACCGACCTGAATCGGCCGGTCGCCGCTGTTGGCGACGGTCAGCGTGACGGACGGGCGGCCGCCGTTCAACTCAAGATCGCCTTCCGCCGTGATGATTTCTCCGGGTATCATGTGAGTTACCTTACTCGATCGGATTATGGACGGTGACCAGT from Methylosarcina fibrata AML-C10 harbors:
- a CDS encoding urease subunit beta, with product MIPGEIITAEGDLELNGGRPSVTLTVANSGDRPIQVGSHYHFFETNPALQFDRDRTRGCRLDIPAGTAVRFEPGQVREVSLVPFSGLRRVFGFRQQIMGPLEDNHG